A stretch of DNA from Oreochromis aureus strain Israel breed Guangdong linkage group 23, ZZ_aureus, whole genome shotgun sequence:
AGACAGTGAGACGGTGTAGTTTGGTAGAAAGAAAATAGTTCCTACATAAAACTGTTTGCCCTGACCTCCTGATGGAGCTGCTGAGGTTTCAGTATATATTTTTGGGAGTCAGCTCCATCACGCTGAAGTAAAGGCAGGCATCTCTgaaaggtggagagactgaaTATGTCTGAGCGCTTCCTTTAATGCTGACTGTTTGATTTCCAGAGGCTCTTGAAGGCATCGGTAACTGATACCTGTTCTCCAGGTGAAGCAGTGGGCGgagcaaagtgtgtgtgagtcagATCAGGTGTTATTTTCCATCATGTAACTGAGTCTGTGATGAAggtcagagaggaggaggaggagaagtaaAGCATGATGAACGTCAGAGTGTCATGTTCAGGTGCTGTCTGATCTGTTAGTGAAACAGATTATCTGGATAAGTGAGTGCGCCCCCTGCTGCCAGTGCACCGAAACCTGCAGGACTCGGCTCCAACCTTTAACTTCTGCACTTTCGTTTTCCAGTTCAGGGGTCGTTTCCACGGTAACAAACTCAGTGCAGGGCTGTCTCTAAAAATGCTTCTTTTAGGTTCCCTGTGCTGTCTCAAGCTGCTGTGCTTTGTGCTGTACAAACTAAAGCTGCATGTGATCTGTGTGGTGCTGCAATAAATGCGAATTAATGCCAATTAAATATTGTTCAGATATTAATGTTCCTGTTAACAATGAGATTTCATACTTAGGTACAATTCTAAATATTAACAAAGACGAGGCTTATTAAACTTCAACCCTATAATCGAAAAAACCATTTTAATCAGTGATCATGAAGGATCAGTCTCTGAGAGGCAGAGAGCATCGCCAGGTGAGCTTATCCTGCCGTGGCTTTATAGGTGGGAATGAATCACCGACTCTTCAGCTTTGGAAGAATCAAACTCATTATGTAAAGAAATCTTCAATAATGAACTCTTATGAGAACACTGCTcttaactttctttctttctcctttctaAACGACACATTTAAGGTTGGCTGGATTCAACAATTATGCAGGTTTCTACAAGTATGTGTGATGTCATCCTCTTCATATCCTTTCTAAAATCGCAGGCTTAAACTAATGTCTTGTTTGTAATTATGATGTtgacaaaatgtattttaagctCTCAGGTTTTCATCGTCAGGTTCGCAAAAATCACAATTCTGTGTTCTGAAACACTCCTTGTGATAGACCGACTGTTATAGACAGTTATATGTTTAATTATCAAGAATTAAAGAACACCTCGTCACCTTACTGTAACTCCTGGGAACATGTCTTTGGTGCGTCTCATCTAAAATCAGTGTTTCATCACGGGCCCAGACTGGATCAGCACCCTCCTGCTCTCACGCCTGCTCTGCTGTAGGTGAAGAGGTCAGAGCTCTGTTCCTGGGGTATCCTGTTTCTAACCATATACAGTCTTCTGTTGGAATCACCTCATCTTTAAACATGTCCACAGGTGTGTCCTACCAAAGGTGTCCTAAAAACACTCGTGATGTCACACACGAGTCTGTTCATTTATTTTAGCCGTGCTcacacttcacacatttttataAAAGAGATGCTATAAAACGTGATTCTCAGTGGTTTTGGAACGGCGTCTTATCTGGACCACATCAGGACAACAGCATAAACTCGTCTCTATCATCTGAACAGAGACCCATGTCCTCACTGTCATGATGGAAATGCACAACTATACTGACACTATCAAACTTTCCTCTGATCATAAAGCAGTTCAGACGTTATTAATCTGCTCTCAGTTCAACATTCAAACGGGTACTTGATACAAagctttgcttttttctccttcttcgtCATTTTGGAACTATTTTCCTTCTTCTGTGTTTAAGTTTGGTACTGTATATGTGTTATGTAATCATTGTGCTACTGCTCTTGTAGTTTTGTCAaatacagttgtttttttttaaaagtgtgctGGGTCTGGGTAAAGGTTAAAGGTTAGTATGTGGGTGTGTCACATGCTTCAGAGCTGCAGACTTCACACttaggctgtgtcccaattcaggggccgtttctcaattctcaagtacgcgagtacgtactcgccgagaacgcacaggagtacgtacccgccgagaacgcgagcacggactcgcgatttgtacaattggaacacctgcgtacgtgatgatgtcacaggtccggagtttttactgccgtcccctcttaatgtaactgtgagtaacatgttatgaagcttaactgtaatcacagccaaaccggtttactcaggaacaaataaaacactgaaataaaccaaacattaacatttagaagtgatctaagtgacttatatatcatgtttaacctcagtagtgaaacctctattaataaaaatagtgtacatgtacatacgtgtacataccttaataaaaacaagcaggtgagatgttagaacgcttttatttctattctagtggacactcaatactatagacagctgctggggtttctttaacctgagtagtgagaagtccgcgagcggagggggggggttgaaaacgatgtgccgggagtctgctgttgagttttggacgaaatgcattctgggatatttagctgtaccacaccgatgcatgctcgataaaacgggcggagcgagaacacatccgggactttttcgcgttctcggcttgatgcgtacttcgaattggaacagtacttggtctccgactgatgacgtaacacgagtacacgagaacgcaagtacgcacaagtacgcatattgaggctgtgtcccaattcagggtatgcacgcttgaagtacgcatttcaagtgcgagtacgtcaccgccacgcgacgatggctgtcccaattcaaagtgtacttcaaatgcatactatatgctttagcaaaaaggaaagttttaagcctaatcttgaaagtagagatggtgtctgtctcctgaatctaaactggaagctggttccacagaagaggggcctgaaaactgaaggctctgcctcccattctacttttaaatactctaggaacaacaagtaggcctgcagtgtgagagcgaagtgctctaatagggtgatatggtactacaaggtgaatgtggagatgttatattggtttcactggtaaaaacaaataattgaaatgggtatatatttggtttttgttaagttgcctaataattctgcactccctgtataaatgacatggattctacattgtaactgatgtgattgttctataaagtggttttaataaaaaaaaaaaaggcaaaaattagtttgtttctttattcaacttttgaacagtgggACTCAGTctgtacatattcagtaaatgcaaattatttacatggcagtgcactacagGCATAAATCTAGATCCCTAGATAAAACATTATGGGTCATTCCCACGACCCACAGCTTTACTGTGTTCCAGCAAAGTATCCAATAGCACGGCTCCTTTTACCTGGCAACACGGATGGTctatttatgttttgatcaagagcctttttttgggcagctgaagaggagaagtccatcttatggccaacctctggctgtatcttggtcatattacccagcaaaacccagCATGCAGGTTaatctgtaacagtccttgtgccacgGATCCTCACTGTTGCTAAACAGAGGAGCAGcgacatggctgcaggtctccacgactccggccatacaggtgcagtgggcggcttcaaccttccctggctgcaatgctggttcattcagtctttgaaaGTGCAGTacgtgaaacacacacaaagttcatttaaagacaagaactaatgagccaaggccgacataaatgtgtttgttacatgtttagaaagttagcgcatacatgtaatttttcattttttttatgtatccatCTATGGAACGCTCTctcagaaacctgcctgcagaaaatgaacctgTAAAAATTAATTCCTGATCCATCAGAAGTGTAAGTGGGTCAGTCAGAGTTGCTAAGAAAGCCCTCcgtaaagccagaacatcttactattcgtcactgattgaagacaATAAGAACAagcccaggtttctcttcagcactgtccaaccatccctttaacgttaactagtaatgacttcattaatttcttcacaaataaaatttttatcattacagaaaaaattaccaataatcatcccacagatgtaatattatctacagctacttttagtaccattgatgctaagttagactctttttctccaactgATCAATAATTAAtacctccaaaccatcaacgtgtcttttagaccccattcctacaaaactgctcaaagaagtcctgccattaattaatgcttcaatcttaaatatgatcaacctatcctatctctaataatcggctatgtaccacaggccttcaagctggctgtagttaaacctttacttaaaaagcatctctagacccagctgtcttagctggCCAATCTTCTTGATACATGTTCAATCATCCAgtaaagtaaatctccaaaagttgaatttgttcatctggatgtagcgttttgtggcaggtgacttcttcagtctcagctgactgcaggtttccccaaccttataaacagtacatttgcataatgactgaaaccagcccacggAAGGAACAacgggctgggaggtcagttctttaatcataattatgcaaattctcatgaccaaaacccactgatcaatggccatgagtaccattcacagagagttggggacgACTGTCAGACGGCGGCGGTCAAAGACTGTCGGACGGCGGCGGTCAGAGACGGCAGCGGTCAGAGACTGTCAAGACTGCGGCAGTCAGAGACTGTCAGACTGTGGCGGTCAAAGACGGCGGCGGTCAGAGACTGTCGGACTGCGGCGGACAGACTGCGGCGGTCAGAGACGGCGGCGGTCAGAGACTGTCGGACTGCGGCGGACAGAGACGGCGGCAGTCAGAGACAGTCAGTCTGCGGAGGTCAAAGACGGCGGCGGTCAGAGACTGTCAGACTGCGGCGGTCAGAGACTGTCGGACTGCGGCGGTCAGAGACGGCGGCGGTCAGAGACGGTGGCAGTCAGAGACAGTCAGTCTGCGGAGGTCAAAGACGGCGGCGGTCAGAGACAGTCAGACTGCAGCGGTCAGATACGGCGGCGGTCAAAGACTGTCGGACTGCGGCGGTCAGAGACGGCGGCCGAAGGCGGCCGAAGACGGTCAAAGACTGACAAAGATGGCGGCGGTCAAAGACTGTCGGACTGCGGCGGTCAGAGACGGCGGCGGTCAAAGACTGTCGGACTGCGGCGGTCAGAGATGGCGGCGGTCAAAGACTGTAAGAAACGGTGGCTGTCAGAGACGGTGGAGGTCAGAGATTGTCAGAGACGGCGGCGGTTAGAGACGGCGGCGGTCAAAGACTGTCAGACTGCGGCGGTCAGAGACGGCGGCGGTCAGAGACTGTCAGACTGCGGAGGTGAAAGACGGCGGCGGTTAAAGACGGCGGCCGTCAAAGACTGTAAGAAACGGTGGCTGTCAGAGACGGCGGCGGTCAAAGACTGTCGGACTGCGGCGGTCAGAGACGGCGGCGGTCAGAGACAGTCAGACTGCGGCGGTCAGAGACGGCGGAGGTCAAAGACTGTCAGACTGCGGCGGTCAGAGACGGCGGCGGACAGAGACTGTCAGACTGCGGAGGTCAGAGATGGCGGCGGACAGAGACTGTCAGACTGCGGCAGTCATAGACTGTCAGACTGCGGCGGTCAGAGACGGTGGCGGTCAGAGACGGCGGCCGAAGGCGGTCAAAGACGGTCAAAGACTGACAAAGACGGCGGCGGTCAAAGACTGTCGGACTGCGGCGGTCAGAGACGGCGGCGGTCAAAGACTGTCGGACTGCGGCGGTCAGAGACGGCGGCGGTCAAAGACAGTCAGTCTGCGGAGGTGAAAGATGGCGGCGGTTAAAGACGGCGGCGGTCTGAGAGTGTCAGACTGCGGCGGTCAGAGATGGCGACGGTAAATGACTGTCAGAGATGGTGGAGGTCAGAGATTGTCAGAGACGGCGGCGTTAGAGACTGTCAAGACTGCGGCAGTTAAAGACGGCGGCGGTCAGAGACGGCGGCGGTCTGAGACTGTCAGACTGCGGTGGTCAGAGACGGCGGCGGTCAGAGATGGCGGCGGTCAGAGACGGTGGAGGTCAGAGATTGTCAAAGACGGCGGCGGTCAGAGAGTGTCGGACTGCGGAGGTCAGAGACGGCGGCGGACAGAGACTGTCAGACTGCGGCGGTCAGAGACTCCGGTGGTCAAAGACGTCGGCGGTCAGAGACTGTCGGACTGCGGTGGTCAGAGACGTCGGCGGTCAAAGACTGTCAGACTGCGGCGGTCAGAGACGGCGGCGGTCAGAGACTGTCGGACTGCGGCGGTCAGAGACTGTAAGAAACGGTGGCTGTCAGAGACGGCAGCGGTCAAAGACTGTCAGACTGCGGACAGAGACTGTCAGACGGCGGCAGTCAGAGACTGCGGCGGTCAGAGACTGTCAGACTGTGGCGGTCAAAGACGGCGGCGGTCAAAGACTGTCAGACGGCGGCGGTCAGAGACGGCGGCGGTCAGAGACTGTCGGACTGCGGCGGTCAGAGACTGTAAGAAACGGTGGCTGTCAGAGACGGTGGAGGTCAGAGATTGTCAGAGACGGCGGCGGTTAGAGACGGCGGCGGTCAAAGACTGTCGGACTGCGGCGGTCAGAGACAGTCAGTCTGCGGAGGTGAAAGACGGCGGCGGTCAGAGACGGCGGCGGTCAGAGACAGTCAGACTGCGGCGGTCAGAGACGGCGGAGGTCAAAGACTGTCAGACTGCGGCGGTCAGAGACGGCGGCGGACAGAGACTGTCAGACTGCGGAGGTCAGAGACGGCGGCGGACAGAGACTGTCAGACGGCGGCGGACAGAGACTGTCAGACTGCGGCGGTCAGAGACGGTGGCGGTCAGAGACTGTCGGACGGCGGCGGTCAGAGACGGCGGCCGAAGGCGGCCGAAGACGGTCAAAGACGGTCAAAGACTGACAAAGACGGCGGCGGTCAAAGACTGTCGGACTGCGGCGGTCAGAGATGGCGGCGGTCAAAGACTGTAAGAAACGGTGGCTGTCAGAGACGGTGGAGGTCAGAGATTGTCAGAGACAGCGGCGGTTAGAGACGGCGGCGGTCAAAGACTGTCAGACTGCGGCAGTCAGAGACGGCGGCGGTCAAAGACTGTCGGACTGCGGCGGTCAGAGACGGCGGCGGTCAAAGACAGTCAGTCTGCGGAGGTGAAAGACGGCGGCGGTTAAAGACGGCGGCGGTCTGAGAGTGTCAGACTGCGGCGGTCAGAGATGGCGACGGTAAATGACTGTCAGAGATGGTGGAGGTCAGAGATTGTCAGAGACGGCGGCGTTAGAGACTGTCAAGACTGCGGCAGTTAAAGACGGCGGCGGTCAGAGACGGCGGCGGTCTGAGACTGTCAGACTGCGGTGGTCAGAGACGGCGGTGGTCAGAGACGGCGGCGGTCAGAGACTGTCGTACTGCGGAGGTCAGAGACGGCGGCGGTCAGAGACAGTCAGACTGCGGCGGTCAGAGACGGAGGCGGTCAGAGACAGTCGGACTGCGGCGGTCAGTGCTCTAAtaggtactacaaggtcattaagataagatggggcctgattctttaagaccttgtatatgaggagcaggattttgaattctagATTTAACAGGGGGATTTTACATGAGGTTGTTCATCATCAGAGTCTGTGTTGataactaaaagaaaacaaagagaaagtcAGAGACTCCTCTGAGTGAGAGAACTTCTTTTGTCGCAGGCTTGTTAAAGCGGGCACGCTGCAGACGCGTCAACGCGGGCCCGCTGCAGACGCGTCAACGCGGGCCCGCTGGAAAGGCGTCAACGCGGGCCCGCTGGAGACACAAGCGCACCTCCAGTTTGACTCCAGCGACCCCGGGATCGCTGGAGGGTCACTGGAGGCTCGCTGGAGCTGTGTCAACGCGGGCCCGCTGGAGAGGCGCATCATCGCGGGCCCGCTGGAGAGGCGTCATCGCGGGCTCGCTGGAGAGGCATCAATGCGGGCTCGTTGGAGAGGCACAAGCGCACCTCCAGTTTGACTCCAACGATCCCCAACGATCCCGGGCTCGCTGGAGGCTCGCTGGAGGTTCACTGGAGGCTCGCTGAATGTGCGCTAACGCGGGCACGCTGGAGATGCGAGTGCAGAGAAAGAAAATTCTACCCCCCTCGTCCTCTCTCCAGATGCATGCCTCTATCTTCTTGTGACTTCACGGCAAGACTACTCCTCCTGCAAGCATGAAAAACCATTGATCAGGATTATTGATCAGCTCATTCATTACAGAAACAGTAAAAAGTTCCAGTTTGTTTAgatttgctgcttttcttcaTTGCTCAGTTTCGCCCCCGGTGTCTGGGATACTCAGTTTTGCAGTTAGTGTCTGCTAAACAATAATGATCCATATTATAATTGAACTTAGAGCTGGGCAATAGAAGGATAACGATATATATTCTTGAAATAACTTTTCTCGATGGAAAAATTttactattgcgataggcctcatctcgcTTGtcctcttgaaaaaaaaaaaaaaaaaaaaaagaacagccaatccaaattaagtagcgccgCAGCgccacgtcacgtgacttgttacgtgcaGCACAAGTGCCAAAGGCGCACatatgtatttgtttgggaagcagccagccgggccgcccgggtaatgaaggaaatgagtttgccgactagagaaaaatcaaccgagagcgtgagcgaaggttaccgacgAAAAAAACCCAATGAGGGTTCCAATTCCAGATTGTCGAATGGAAGTTcagtagtgtgaaggtatttcggctatttcaagtttgacaaaaactgtaaattgtgccaaaagcaagtctggaaatacaataaagcagtgcatgctcaatctctgactgaaagcggtAAGTCgacattcggcttttgtcagactaaagtcaccgttgaaactgtttgaaaagctaagctatacaacaaggagaggttgagaatttccttttagttctcagtttatttgatattgacaaaagttagtcaattttgtctgttcttctgaaAAAcgaactaagatttatttttagaattaatattttgtttctaagtggaattgacaatttagtagtctgttttgtttgtcctATTTTGGAAtagtttgtgtagtttgcaatatttgcctttatttatctgaaaaagtctcatgtttaaattaaaacaagctgctaattatttcacattttacttgtgagcaacggcacatttaaattatacaaatatagttacttggcttatatcgtgatatatatcgttatcgactgaaatgaaaaaaatcatatcgtgatatgaaaaaattttatatcgcccagctctaattgaACTACAAACATATTTGAGCATAATCAAATGTGTTCAGTCAGGGTATACGGTCAGTTATATTAGAGCAGCCAACGTGGTTCTAGATTATTCTTTTTGAATCATACTGTAGGAATACAAATCTCAAAGTTCAAGgatgaaataataatttaagTGTATGTCAGCAGAAATGTGCTCTCTCTTGTCTCtctttggattaactgaaggcttttcagggagtttttaggacatcctgataataatgaatcacagtagtccagcctggaagtaataaatgcatcaactagtttttcagcatcactctaagacaggatatttctaactttagaaaTGTTGCacaaagaaagcagtcttacatatttgtttaatatgtgcaggAGGCATGTCCCTaaccaggacatgtcctggttaaaaaaagattaatcttctcacacacagacacaaaaacacacttaacattaaaatattccaTACCTGGTACTTTTACATGAGGTTGTTCATCATCAGAGTCTGTGTTGataactaaaagaaaacaaagagaaagtcAGAGACTCCTCTGAGTGAGAGAACTTCTTTTGTCGCAGGCTTGTTAAAGCGGGCCCGCTGCAGACGCGTCAACGCGGGCCCGCTGGAAAGGCGTCAACGCGGGCCCGCTGGAGACACAAGCGCACCTCCAGTTTGACTCCAGCGACCCCGGGATCGCTGGAGGGTCACTGGAGGCTCGCTGGAGCTGTGTCAACGCGGGCCCGCTGGAGGCGCATCATCGCGGGCCCGCTGGAGAGGCGTCATCGCGGGCTCGCTGGAGAGGCGTCATCGCGGATACGCTGGAGAGGCGTCATCGCGGATACGCTGGAGAGGCACAAGCGCACCTCCAGTTTGACTCCAACGATCCCCAACGATCCCGGGCTCGCTGGAGGCTCGCTGGAGGTTCACTGGAGGCTCGCTGAATGTGCGCTAACGCTGGCACGCTGGAGATGCGAGTGCAGAGAAAGAAAATTCTACCCCCTCGTCCCTCTCTCCAGATGCATGCCTCTATCTTCTTGTGACTTCACGGCAAGACTACTCCTCCTGCAAGCATGAAAACCATTGATCAGGATTATTGATCAGCTCATTCATTACAGAAACAGTAAAAAGTTCCAGTTTGTTTAgatttgctgcttttcttcaTTGCTCAGTTTCGCCCCCGGTGTCTGGGATACTCAGTTTTGCAGTTAGTGTCTGCTAAACAATAATGATCCATATTATAATTGAACTTAGAGCTGGGCAATAGAAGGATAATGATAtatattgcgaaataacttttctCGATGGAAAAATTttactattgcgataggcctcatctcgcTTGtcctcttgaaaaaaaaaaaaaaaaaaaaagaacagccaatccaaattaagtagcgccgCAGCGtccgtcacgtgacttgttacgtgcagcacaagtgccaaggcgcacatatgtatttgtttgggaagcagccagccgggccgcccgggtaatgaaggaaatgagtttgccgactagagaaaaatcaaccgagagcgtggcGAAGGTTAccgacaaaaaaaaacccaatgagGGTTCCAATTCCAGATTGTCGAATGGAAGTTcagtagtgtgaaggtatttcggctatttcaagtttgacaaaaactgtaaattgtgccaaaagcaagtctggaaatacaataaagcagtgcatgctcaatctctgactgaaagcggtAAGTCgacattcggcttttgtcagactaaagtcaccgttgaaactgtttgaaaagctaagctatacaacaaggagaggttgagaatttccttttagttctcagtttatttgatattgacaaaagttagtcaattttgtctgttcttctgaaAAAcgaactaagatttattttagaattaatattttgtttctaagtggaattgacaatttagtagtctgttttgtttgtcctATTTTGGAAtagtttgtgtagtttgcaatatttgcctttatttatctgaaaaagtctcatgtttaaattaaaacaagctgctaattatttcacattttacttgtgagcaacggcacatttaaattatacaaatatagttacttggcttatatcgtgatatatatcgttatcgactgaaatgaaaaaaatcatatcgtgatatgaaaaaattttatatcgcccagctctaattgaACTACAAACATATTTGAGCATAATCAAATGTGTTCAGTCAGGGTATACGGTCAGTTATATTAGAGCAGCCAACGTGGTTCTAGATTATTCTTTTGAATCATACTGTAGGGAATACAAATCTCAAAGTTCAAGgatgaaataataatttaagTGTATGTCAGCAGAAATGTGCTCTCTCTTGTCTCtctttggattaactgaaggcttttcagggagttttaggacatcctgataataatgaatcacagtagtccagcctggaagtaataaatgcatcaactagtttttcagcatcactctaagacaggatatttctaactttagaaaTGTTGCacaaagaaagcagtcttacatatttgtttaatatgtgcaggAGGCATGTCCCTaaccaggacatgtcctggttAAAAAGATTAatcttctcacacacagacacaaaaacacacttaacattaaaatattccaTACCTGGTACTTTTACATGAGGTTGTTCATCATCAGAGTCTGTGTTGataactaaaagaaaacaaagagaaagtcAGAGACTCCTCTGAGTGAGAGAACTTCTTTTGTCGCAGGCTTGTTAAAAAGCGGGCACGCTGCAGACGCTGGCGTCGCGGGCACGCTGCAGGCGCGTCAACGCAAGCCCGCTGGAAAAGCGTCAACGCGGGCCCGCTGGAGAGGCGTCAACGCGGGCCCGCTGGAGAGG
This window harbors:
- the LOC120436173 gene encoding vicilin-like seed storage protein At2g18540, whose protein sequence is MTVRDGGGQRLSETAALETVKTAAVKDGGGQRRRRSETVRLRWSETAAVRDGGGQRRWRSEIVKDGGGQRVSDCGGQRRRRTETVRLRRSETPVVKDVGGQRLSDCGGQRRRRSKTVRLRRSETAAVRDCRTAAVRDCKKRWLSETAAVKDCQTADRDCQTAAVRDCGGQRLSDCGGQRRRRSKTVRRRRSETAAVRDCRTAAVRDCKKRWLSETVEVRDCQRRRRLETAAVKDCRTAAVRDSQSAEVKDGGGQRRRRSETVRLRRSETAEVKDCQTAAVRDGGGQRLSDCGGQRRRRTETVRRRRTETVRLRRSETVAVRDCRTAAVRDGGRRRPKTVKDGQRLTKTAAVKDCRTAAVRDGGGQRL